In Thermococcus sp., the following are encoded in one genomic region:
- a CDS encoding 2-oxoacid:ferredoxin oxidoreductase subunit beta: MYLKSAYEIRDKYLRKDMLPTIFCPGCGIGSVLQFTLRAIDDLGLNQDEIVWVSGIGCSSRVPGFVNFDGLHTTHGRALAFATGIKLTNPDLKIIAFMGDGDSAAIGGNHLIHAIRRNLDVTVILINNFTYGMTGGQVAPTTLKGLRGTTAPYGQFENPFDIAQLAVAAGANYVARWTVFNYLQAINSIKKALQKEGFTLVEFLSPCPISFGRRNRMKTAPELIRWYQKITVPLAKAKKMSEEELEGKIVIGEFVDRDRPGLVREYREYIKRAKRMMGWEQ; this comes from the coding sequence ATGTACCTGAAGTCCGCTTACGAGATACGCGACAAATACCTGAGGAAGGACATGCTCCCGACGATATTCTGCCCGGGCTGTGGAATAGGCTCGGTTTTGCAGTTCACGCTTAGGGCGATAGACGACCTCGGCCTAAATCAAGACGAGATAGTCTGGGTGAGCGGTATAGGCTGTTCCTCCCGCGTTCCCGGCTTTGTGAACTTCGACGGTCTGCATACCACCCACGGAAGGGCCTTGGCATTTGCAACCGGGATAAAGCTCACCAACCCTGACCTCAAGATAATTGCCTTCATGGGCGACGGCGACTCAGCTGCAATAGGCGGAAACCACCTAATCCACGCCATAAGGAGAAACCTCGACGTCACCGTTATTCTCATCAACAACTTCACCTACGGCATGACCGGCGGTCAGGTGGCTCCAACAACCCTCAAGGGCCTGCGCGGGACGACTGCTCCCTACGGCCAGTTCGAGAACCCGTTTGACATCGCCCAGCTGGCGGTTGCTGCGGGGGCAAACTACGTGGCCAGATGGACTGTCTTCAACTACCTCCAGGCGATAAACAGCATAAAGAAGGCCCTCCAGAAGGAGGGCTTCACGCTGGTGGAGTTCCTCTCACCGTGCCCGATAAGCTTCGGAAGGAGGAACAGGATGAAGACCGCTCCGGAACTGATCCGCTGGTACCAGAAGATAACGGTTCCTCTCGCCAAAGCGAAAAAGATGAGCGAGGAGGAGCTTGAGGGCAAGATAGTCATAGGAGAGTTCGTTGACAGGGACAGGCCGGGCCTAGTTAGAGAATACAGGGAGTACATAAAGCGCGCCAAGAGGATGATGGGGTGGGAGCAATGA